Proteins encoded by one window of Paenibacillus sp. DCT19:
- a CDS encoding MFS transporter — MSEGTLVRKQEIGELLRIRPYVQFMLGKVIARFGDSIDSIAYSWMVYILTGSKLLMGTLLAVNFLPNIVLGLFAGALVDRMSPKKVIVLTNVGRDYSLVLQRCYSVWDNCKYGICSS, encoded by the coding sequence ATGAGTGAAGGTACATTGGTACGCAAGCAGGAAATAGGAGAATTGTTACGTATTAGGCCGTACGTGCAGTTCATGCTGGGCAAGGTGATTGCAAGGTTTGGTGATTCGATTGATTCAATTGCTTATAGTTGGATGGTGTATATATTAACGGGTTCGAAGCTGCTCATGGGCACACTGCTTGCGGTTAATTTCTTACCTAATATTGTGCTGGGGTTGTTTGCTGGAGCGCTGGTTGACCGAATGTCGCCCAAAAAAGTGATTGTACTTACCAATGTGGGGCGGGATTACTCGTTGGTATTACAGCGTTGTTATTCGGTTTGGGACAATTGCAAGTATGGCATCTGTTCGTCGTGA
- a CDS encoding acyltransferase has translation MPRKERIVEIESLRGMAFAAVVLQHSIAHFSIVPETRLEDGVLLAILLMLTKFAVPLFIFITGMVLFYNTGDQLNYGRFMNKRLTDVIIPYVVWTLIYFVLTPNGIRGIGWQELPELGLKILTGKTTSHFWYIIMLIQFYVLFPLFLRAIRYVYNRFGSRGRGIALLIAGIVYLILTDQLGNIAAFMERLHIPVLTEAFTTYADRNFLYFFFYFVLGAVAGLSVQHWNMWISRLRWVYWTVFIVLGLRFTYLLMLEYQKPEGIRITFYTVSLIRPDMAIFLIASIMVMYQLAGKLHNPFAVRWLGWIGGVSYGGYLMHMLMLRYSYIPDERLYAAWGINPTIRMVLTWILALALSCVLTWLISRISWGKWIVGTVPGGKNNIRIKQHMKNS, from the coding sequence ATGCCTAGAAAAGAACGAATTGTGGAAATTGAATCCCTTCGGGGGATGGCTTTTGCGGCCGTCGTTTTACAACATTCGATTGCACACTTTTCAATTGTCCCAGAAACCAGGCTAGAGGATGGCGTATTATTAGCAATCCTATTAATGCTCACGAAGTTCGCTGTACCTTTATTTATTTTTATTACAGGCATGGTGCTCTTCTATAACACAGGCGATCAGTTGAACTACGGTCGTTTTATGAATAAACGATTGACGGATGTGATCATCCCCTACGTTGTCTGGACACTGATTTATTTTGTCCTTACGCCAAATGGAATTAGAGGTATCGGGTGGCAGGAGCTCCCGGAGCTGGGGCTAAAAATACTAACAGGAAAAACAACCTCTCATTTCTGGTACATTATTATGCTGATTCAATTCTATGTGCTGTTCCCACTATTCCTGCGCGCCATTCGTTACGTATACAATCGATTTGGATCGAGGGGACGGGGTATAGCGCTACTAATTGCCGGCATCGTGTATCTTATCCTTACTGATCAACTGGGCAACATCGCTGCCTTCATGGAGCGACTGCACATTCCTGTATTGACCGAAGCATTTACGACCTATGCAGACCGAAATTTCTTATATTTCTTTTTTTATTTTGTGTTAGGTGCGGTGGCTGGGCTCTCTGTACAACACTGGAATATGTGGATATCACGGTTACGCTGGGTGTACTGGACTGTGTTTATCGTACTCGGATTGCGGTTTACATATCTACTAATGCTGGAATATCAAAAACCGGAGGGCATTCGTATCACTTTTTACACCGTGAGTCTAATCAGACCAGATATGGCGATATTCCTTATTGCTTCGATTATGGTGATGTACCAACTGGCGGGCAAGCTACATAATCCATTTGCCGTGCGGTGGCTTGGGTGGATTGGTGGTGTATCCTACGGCGGGTATCTGATGCACATGCTCATGCTACGATACAGCTACATTCCGGATGAACGACTGTATGCAGCTTGGGGGATTAACCCAACCATTCGTATGGTACTCACTTGGATCCTTGCGCTGGCTCTATCCTGCGTGCTCACATGGCTTATTTCACGAATCAGTTGGGGAAAATGGATCGTTGGTACCGTGCCAGGTGGTAAGAATAATATTCGAATAAAACAACATATGAAAAATTCATAA
- a CDS encoding helix-turn-helix transcriptional regulator, with translation MAFMIAQRAFIKLYLITMVEQHRGYGYEMLEAMKQEFKDYGYVPPQSEVYRALHELVQQGIFYRTKKLKGNDPKVDFQEIVLYHFTDDGAEKADLYKKQVKTDLDRCLGMLHKAEQDNYGTKGR, from the coding sequence GTGGCGTTTATGATTGCACAACGAGCATTTATCAAACTTTATTTAATAACGATGGTAGAGCAGCATAGAGGATATGGGTATGAAATGTTAGAGGCGATGAAGCAAGAATTCAAGGATTACGGTTATGTACCGCCTCAGAGCGAGGTTTATCGAGCACTACATGAGCTGGTACAGCAGGGAATTTTTTATCGAACGAAAAAGCTGAAGGGTAATGACCCCAAAGTTGATTTTCAGGAAATTGTGTTATATCACTTTACAGATGACGGTGCTGAGAAGGCTGATTTGTACAAAAAGCAGGTCAAAACAGACTTAGATCGCTGTCTCGGCATGCTTCATAAGGCAGAGCAGGATAACTACGGTACGAAAGGAAGATGA
- a CDS encoding general stress protein has translation MQKKIVGVFDTEREASQAIESLKAQGFSSDEISVVTQDRDDLKAIREETGTKAPEGVAAGAATGGVLGGVAGLLAGIGALAIPGIGPILAAGPIAAAFTGAAVGAGAGGLVGGLVGLGIPEEDAKQYEEYVQGGKILLLVDSSDRDEHVYDVFSNHSQLNRDRYYADRTDVPAERADLDMEERRLEAQTKAARFGNNTFL, from the coding sequence ATGCAGAAAAAAATCGTAGGTGTTTTTGATACAGAACGTGAGGCATCGCAGGCTATTGAGAGTCTGAAAGCTCAAGGATTCAGTTCAGATGAGATTTCCGTCGTTACACAGGACCGGGATGATCTGAAAGCCATTCGCGAAGAGACAGGCACCAAAGCACCGGAAGGTGTAGCCGCAGGAGCTGCAACAGGTGGTGTACTCGGTGGTGTTGCCGGATTGCTTGCAGGTATTGGAGCGCTCGCCATACCAGGGATTGGCCCTATTCTGGCAGCTGGACCAATCGCGGCGGCATTTACGGGTGCGGCTGTTGGAGCAGGAGCCGGCGGTCTTGTAGGTGGACTTGTAGGTCTGGGTATTCCGGAAGAAGACGCCAAGCAATACGAGGAGTATGTGCAAGGTGGCAAAATCCTGCTTCTCGTTGACTCATCGGATCGAGATGAGCATGTCTATGACGTATTCAGTAACCACAGCCAATTGAACCGTGATCGGTACTATGCGGATCGCACGGATGTGCCTGCTGAACGAGCAGATCTGGATATGGAAGAGCGTAGACTTGAAGCTCAGACCAAGGCAGCACGCTTTGGCAATAATACATTCCTGTAA
- a CDS encoding ATP-dependent helicase C-terminal domain-containing protein: MRSVNDLKKLSLQDVLLSELSWEQRQQLDQEAPTHIQVPSGSRIPIDYSRPDDPTLSVRLQEMFGQQETPRIGGGRVPVTVHLLSPAQRPVQVTRDLANFWRETYFEVKKDLKGRYPKHYWPDNPLEAMATNRAKPRGN; encoded by the coding sequence ATGCGATCTGTCAATGATCTCAAAAAGTTGTCGCTCCAAGATGTATTACTGAGTGAACTGAGTTGGGAGCAGCGTCAGCAATTGGATCAAGAGGCTCCCACGCATATTCAGGTTCCAAGTGGTTCCCGAATTCCGATTGATTATAGCCGTCCTGATGACCCTACCCTGTCGGTTAGACTACAGGAGATGTTTGGACAACAGGAGACGCCACGTATCGGTGGTGGACGTGTACCTGTTACTGTGCATTTACTGTCACCAGCGCAGCGACCTGTACAAGTGACACGGGATCTGGCGAATTTCTGGCGTGAGACCTATTTCGAAGTAAAAAAGGATCTCAAAGGTCGTTATCCGAAGCATTATTGGCCAGACAACCCGCTAGAAGCGATGGCTACAAATCGAGCAAAACCTCGGGGCAATTAA
- a CDS encoding Gfo/Idh/MocA family protein — protein MSRLLQWGILGTSTIARNAVIPAIQQSERGEVLAIASRSREKAEAIAEELDIPRSYGSYEELIADPEIEAVYIPLPNHMHKEWTIRAAKAGKHVLCEKPAALNADESSEMIQVCKEYGVIFAEAIMYRYHPKHRRVEEIIASGEIGTVRAIHGNFTCNTADDKENVRFKREMGGGSLFDLGVYPISAARMYLGQEPEAVTVHALFSDEHDGVDMMASGLIEFPGGVALTFDCGMWASGRAEMEILGTEGRIELPKVFGWENSDIPPQIIVHTDSVSREERVSVSNSFVLQAETFASAVLEGTPLPFEPENTVNNMRVIDACLESARTRQRVQINKA, from the coding sequence ATGAGCAGGCTATTACAGTGGGGCATACTGGGAACCTCGACGATTGCAAGAAATGCGGTTATACCGGCAATCCAGCAGTCTGAACGTGGCGAAGTGCTTGCCATTGCTAGTCGTAGTAGGGAGAAGGCCGAGGCTATTGCGGAAGAACTGGACATTCCTAGATCCTACGGTAGTTACGAAGAGCTTATCGCGGATCCCGAGATTGAAGCGGTGTACATTCCACTGCCGAACCATATGCATAAGGAATGGACAATCCGAGCAGCCAAGGCTGGAAAGCATGTACTATGTGAGAAGCCTGCAGCATTAAATGCAGATGAAAGCTCCGAAATGATACAAGTATGCAAAGAGTATGGTGTTATCTTCGCTGAAGCGATTATGTATCGTTATCATCCGAAGCACAGACGTGTAGAGGAGATCATCGCCAGTGGCGAGATTGGAACGGTTAGAGCCATTCATGGGAACTTTACGTGCAATACCGCAGATGATAAGGAAAATGTGAGATTTAAACGTGAGATGGGCGGCGGATCATTGTTTGATCTAGGTGTGTACCCCATCTCTGCAGCACGTATGTATCTTGGGCAGGAACCAGAAGCGGTTACGGTACATGCTCTATTTTCCGATGAACATGATGGTGTGGATATGATGGCCTCAGGCTTGATTGAGTTTCCTGGAGGTGTAGCCTTAACCTTTGATTGTGGGATGTGGGCTTCTGGACGAGCTGAGATGGAGATTCTCGGTACAGAAGGACGTATTGAATTACCGAAGGTGTTTGGTTGGGAGAACAGTGATATTCCACCACAGATCATTGTGCATACCGATTCCGTAAGTCGTGAAGAACGTGTATCCGTCTCTAATTCGTTTGTTCTGCAAGCAGAGACATTTGCTTCGGCTGTGCTTGAAGGTACGCCATTACCTTTTGAACCGGAGAACACAGTGAACAATATGCGCGTCATCGATGCCTGTCTGGAATCGGCAAGAACACGTCAGCGGGTGCAGATCAACAAAGCTTAG